One Actinoplanes missouriensis 431 DNA segment encodes these proteins:
- a CDS encoding SDR family oxidoreductase, translated as MPQRESYDRVAIVTGSDSGIGEATAVALAKAGFDVGVTFRSDEQGAAETAAKVRAAGRRAEVRRLDLSELPGAADVIDELADALGGLGVLVNCAGTGIATPVTETSWEDWRRVLAVDLDGPFLCAQRAARRMLAGRRGGRIINITSVHEHAPRVGSGAYCAAKGGLGLLTKVMAQELAADGITVNAVAPGEIATPMTGNEDVDPHTVSRPGIPAGRPGDANEVAAVVAMLAGPDAGYVTGASWVVDGGMLLMGPQAGSHLESGDWRNG; from the coding sequence ATGCCGCAGCGTGAGAGTTATGACCGGGTCGCGATCGTCACGGGCTCGGATTCCGGGATCGGCGAGGCCACCGCCGTGGCGCTCGCGAAGGCGGGCTTCGACGTGGGCGTGACGTTCCGCTCCGACGAGCAGGGCGCCGCGGAGACCGCCGCGAAGGTCCGGGCGGCCGGCCGCCGCGCCGAGGTGCGGCGCCTCGACCTGTCCGAGCTGCCCGGCGCGGCGGACGTGATCGACGAACTGGCGGACGCGCTCGGCGGCCTCGGTGTGCTGGTCAACTGTGCCGGGACCGGGATCGCCACACCGGTGACCGAGACGTCCTGGGAGGACTGGCGGCGGGTGCTCGCGGTCGACCTGGACGGCCCGTTCCTCTGTGCGCAGCGGGCGGCCCGCCGGATGCTGGCGGGACGGCGCGGCGGCCGGATCATCAACATCACCAGCGTGCACGAGCACGCGCCGCGGGTCGGCTCGGGCGCGTACTGCGCGGCGAAGGGCGGCCTCGGCCTGCTCACCAAGGTGATGGCGCAGGAGCTGGCGGCCGACGGGATCACGGTGAACGCGGTGGCGCCGGGCGAGATCGCCACGCCGATGACCGGCAACGAGGACGTCGACCCGCACACGGTGAGCCGTCCCGGCATCCCGGCGGGCCGGCCGGGCGACGCGAACGAGGTGGCCGCGGTGGTGGCGATGCTGGCCGGCCCGGACGCCGGCTACGTCACCGGGGCCTCCTGGGTGGTGGACGGCGGCATGCTGCTGATGGGCCCGCAGGCGGGATCCCACCTGGAGTCCGGCGACTGGCGCAACGGCTGA
- a CDS encoding DUF6879 family protein → MQLLLNGAFEATFRSFERSAFHLEVADVYDIAEESEPIRRYLAGEPDDFAWQEPWLDLIRRTTATGRSVRRLRVVTVPHGLYTRWLLSVSHLNVDAGERIRWLPRDDLNGLPVTADDFWIFDDRRVVFTLVAPDGSFTAGAATEDPAIVGHCARVRDALWPRAVPHEDYVRP, encoded by the coding sequence ATGCAGTTGCTCCTGAACGGAGCGTTCGAGGCGACCTTCCGCAGTTTCGAGCGCTCCGCGTTCCATCTCGAGGTCGCGGACGTCTACGACATCGCCGAGGAGTCCGAGCCGATCCGCCGGTACCTCGCCGGCGAACCCGACGACTTCGCCTGGCAGGAACCGTGGCTCGACCTGATCCGCCGGACCACCGCGACCGGGCGCAGCGTGCGGCGGCTCCGCGTGGTCACCGTGCCGCACGGGCTCTACACCCGCTGGCTGCTGAGCGTCTCGCACCTCAACGTGGACGCCGGCGAGCGGATCCGCTGGCTGCCCCGCGACGACCTGAACGGGCTGCCGGTCACCGCCGACGACTTCTGGATCTTCGACGACCGGCGGGTGGTGTTCACGCTCGTCGCGCCGGACGGCTCGTTCACGGCCGGCGCGGCCACCGAGGACCCGGCGATCGTCGGGCACTGCGCGCGGGTCCGGGACGCGCTCTGGCCGCGCGCCGTCCCGCACGAGGACTACGTCAGGCCTTGA
- a CDS encoding AMP-binding protein, with protein sequence MDLPFIATTMARRGLLTPGNPVRIVRQFGALGRWGFGLAGELRQAAARSPHRVAVVDDDRRVTYAELLAGAERIAGALRDEGVGSRDRIGLLMRNSARMIETLIGITTLGADPVLINTGLSASQLAAVGGDQELRAVLHDDEFAPQLAPLTIPTRDERWPGERTRSGDLRPPERPGRTIVLTSGTTGTPKGARRPTPGGFRPLCSVIDRIPLRAGDRVLISAPLFHTWGFAGLQIALALRATIHLHRRFQPERVRDTIAGGGVDALIAVPVMVQQLMDLPAQAGSRTLRVAAVSGSALPGGLATRFMDRYGDVLYNLYGSTEASWVSIATPADLRAAPDTAGRPPTGTTVRILDEDDREAPPGTVGRIFVTNEMIFEGYTNDAATRRRHGLLGTGDLGHVDAAGRVFVDGREDDMIVSGGENVYPAEVEDLLAALPQVREVAVIGVPDEEYGQRLAAYLVLREDEKLDPDVVREHVRRNRARFCVPRDVIFLDALPRNATGKILARELPRPAAG encoded by the coding sequence ATGGACCTGCCGTTCATCGCGACGACCATGGCCCGGCGCGGGCTGCTCACACCGGGCAACCCGGTCCGGATCGTCCGCCAGTTCGGCGCGCTCGGCCGCTGGGGCTTCGGCCTCGCCGGCGAGCTGCGCCAGGCCGCCGCCCGCAGCCCGCACCGGGTCGCGGTGGTCGACGACGACCGGCGGGTGACCTATGCCGAGTTGCTGGCCGGCGCCGAGCGCATCGCGGGCGCGCTGCGCGACGAGGGCGTCGGGAGCCGGGACCGGATCGGGCTGCTGATGCGCAACTCGGCCCGGATGATCGAGACGCTGATCGGGATCACCACGCTCGGCGCCGACCCCGTACTGATCAACACCGGTCTTTCGGCGAGCCAGCTGGCGGCTGTCGGGGGCGACCAGGAGCTGCGCGCGGTGCTCCACGACGACGAGTTCGCCCCGCAATTGGCCCCGCTGACGATCCCCACCCGGGACGAGCGCTGGCCGGGCGAGCGCACCCGCTCCGGCGACCTCCGGCCGCCGGAGCGGCCCGGGCGGACCATCGTGCTCACGTCCGGCACGACCGGGACCCCCAAGGGCGCGCGCCGGCCCACCCCCGGCGGTTTCCGCCCGCTCTGCTCGGTGATCGACCGGATCCCGCTGCGCGCCGGCGACCGCGTGCTGATCTCCGCGCCGCTCTTCCACACCTGGGGCTTCGCCGGGCTGCAGATCGCCCTGGCGCTGCGCGCGACGATCCATCTGCACCGGCGGTTCCAGCCCGAGCGGGTACGGGACACGATCGCCGGAGGGGGCGTGGACGCGCTCATCGCCGTACCCGTCATGGTGCAGCAGCTGATGGATCTCCCGGCGCAAGCGGGATCGCGGACCTTGCGGGTGGCCGCGGTCAGCGGCTCAGCTCTGCCGGGTGGCCTCGCCACCCGGTTCATGGACCGGTACGGGGACGTCCTCTACAACCTCTACGGCTCCACCGAGGCCTCCTGGGTCTCCATCGCCACCCCGGCCGACCTGCGGGCCGCCCCGGACACCGCCGGACGGCCGCCCACCGGGACCACCGTGAGGATCCTCGACGAGGACGACCGCGAGGCGCCTCCCGGGACGGTGGGCCGGATCTTCGTGACCAACGAAATGATCTTCGAGGGGTACACGAACGACGCGGCGACCCGCAGGCGCCACGGGCTGCTCGGCACCGGCGACCTGGGACACGTCGACGCGGCCGGACGGGTCTTCGTCGACGGCCGGGAGGACGACATGATCGTCTCCGGTGGGGAGAACGTCTATCCGGCCGAGGTCGAGGACCTGCTCGCCGCGCTGCCGCAGGTGCGCGAGGTCGCGGTGATCGGGGTGCCGGACGAGGAGTACGGCCAGCGCCTCGCCGCCTATCTGGTGCTGCGCGAGGACGAGAAGCTGGACCCGGACGTGGTGCGCGAGCACGTGCGCCGCAACCGGGCCCGGTTCTGTGTGCCGCGCGACGTGATCTTCCTGGACGCCCTGCCGCGGAACGCGACCGGCAAGATCCTGGCCCGCGAGTTACCTCGTCCCGCGGCGGGGTAA
- a CDS encoding acyl-CoA dehydrogenase family protein, whose protein sequence is MEFWLDLNEEQQDLREWVHGFAASVIRPAAAEWDEREETPWPVLQEAAKIGLYGFEFLVNTWSDTSGLSLPVANEELFWGDGGIGMAISGTSLAVAAIYGSGTPEQLVEWVPQCFGDAADPKVAAFCSTEPEAGSDVASMRSRAVYDEASDEWVLTGQKAYATNGGIANVHVVTASVDPSLGARGQAAFVVPPGTKGLAGTRKLKKLGLRASHTADVFLDDVRVPGSCLLGGKEALDQRLARAREARDRPREGQRRSGQAAMRTFELSRPAVGAQAIGIARAAYEYALDYAKTRVQFGRPIIENQAVAFALADMRTEIDAARLLVWRAAWMGRADRPFDAGEGSMSKLKAGEVAVAVTEKAVQILGGAGYLRDHPVERMYRDAKIYTIFEGTSEIQRLVIARAISGVQIR, encoded by the coding sequence GTGGAGTTCTGGCTCGACCTCAACGAGGAGCAACAAGACCTGCGGGAATGGGTCCACGGCTTCGCCGCGTCGGTGATCCGGCCGGCCGCCGCCGAGTGGGACGAGCGCGAGGAGACGCCGTGGCCGGTGCTCCAGGAGGCCGCGAAGATCGGGCTCTACGGGTTCGAGTTCCTGGTCAACACGTGGTCGGACACCTCCGGGCTGAGCCTGCCGGTCGCCAACGAGGAGCTCTTCTGGGGTGACGGCGGGATCGGCATGGCGATCTCCGGGACGTCCCTGGCGGTCGCCGCGATCTACGGATCGGGTACGCCGGAGCAACTCGTCGAATGGGTGCCGCAGTGCTTCGGTGACGCCGCCGATCCGAAGGTGGCGGCGTTCTGCAGCACCGAGCCGGAGGCCGGGTCGGACGTCGCCTCGATGCGCAGCCGGGCGGTCTACGACGAGGCGTCCGACGAGTGGGTGCTCACCGGGCAGAAGGCGTACGCCACGAACGGCGGGATCGCGAACGTGCACGTGGTGACGGCCAGTGTGGACCCGTCGCTGGGCGCCCGCGGGCAGGCCGCGTTCGTGGTGCCGCCGGGCACGAAGGGGCTGGCCGGCACCCGCAAGCTGAAGAAGCTGGGCCTGCGCGCCTCGCACACGGCCGACGTCTTCCTGGACGACGTCCGGGTGCCCGGCAGCTGCCTGCTCGGCGGCAAGGAGGCCCTCGACCAGCGGCTGGCGCGGGCCCGCGAGGCACGGGACCGGCCGCGCGAGGGGCAGCGCCGATCCGGGCAGGCCGCGATGCGCACGTTCGAGCTCTCCCGCCCGGCCGTCGGCGCGCAGGCGATCGGCATCGCCCGGGCCGCCTACGAGTACGCGCTGGACTATGCCAAGACCCGGGTGCAGTTCGGCCGCCCGATCATCGAGAACCAGGCCGTGGCGTTTGCGCTCGCCGACATGCGTACCGAGATCGACGCGGCTCGCCTGCTGGTCTGGCGGGCGGCCTGGATGGGCCGGGCCGACCGCCCGTTCGACGCGGGCGAGGGCTCGATGTCGAAGCTGAAGGCCGGCGAGGTCGCGGTCGCGGTCACCGAGAAGGCGGTGCAGATCCTCGGCGGCGCCGGGTACCTGCGGGACCACCCGGTGGAGCGGATGTACCGGGACGCCAAGATCTACACGATCTTCGAGGGGACCTCGGAGATCCAGCGACTGGTGATCGCCCGAGCCATCTCCGGAGTCCAGATCCGCTGA